Genomic segment of Desulfomicrobium apsheronum:
GCTGACACGAATTTTCGAACCCTTTTTTTCCACCAAGGAGGTGGGCAAGGGGATTGGACTGGGGCTGGCTATTTGTCACGGCATCATCGAGGCCATGGGAGGGAGCATATCCGTGCGCAGCACACCTGGGCATGGCTCTACCTTCACCATGACGGTGCCCATGGCCGTGCATGCACACAACGAACATAACGGGCCGGAAGAACCGGCATCTGCCAAGGAGGAATGAACATGAACAAGATGAAGCTTCTGATCGTGGACGACGAGAAGGATCTCTGCCGCATTCTCGCCGATCGCCTGAATATCCTGTATGGCGTGTCTCCGGATGTGGCCCACACAGGTGACGACGCCCTGGAGATGGTCAAGAAGAAGAGCTACGATGTCGTGGTTCTCGACATCGAGATGCCCGGCATTGACGGCATCGAAACGCTCAAACAGATAAAGGCCATCAACTCCAAGATCCAGGTCGTCCTCTTCACCGGTCACGGCAGCGAAGAGACCCGCCGCCTGGCCGAAGTCATGGGCGCCTTCAGCTATGTCGACAAGATCGACGGCCTGCCCAAGCTCGCCCCCATGATCGAGGGCGCCTTCCGTCTGCGCAAGGTGCTCGAAGACACCTACGCCGACGCGGCCATGAACGAATACAACTAGACACGAAAAAGGGGGAGCGCGATTGCTCGCACTCCCCCCTTCAAATTTTCATCCGGCCTTTTTTCAGCCCATTCCGTAAAGCACGCAAAGCAGATTCATGGCCTTGGCCCCGTCATCCCACTTGGGGTTCCCGGGCACGGCGCAAAGCACTCCGAGTCCTTCGCTGTCCTCGTGAAAATCTTCCTCGCCCATGTCTGTTATGACCACGGTGTTGAGCATGGCGTTGACGCGCAGCAAATCCATCACAAAGGCCTTGTAGTCCATCCCGGGCGTCAGGGCATCGACCACGACAAGCTGCCAGGGCGGGGTCTTTGCACGGCTCAGTACATCTTCCGCGCTTTTCGCCCACTCGACATCGCCCCCCAGTCCCTGCGCAAAATCGTGCAGAGCTTCGTTCCGATCGGTGACAATGACCACCTGCATGACGTTCTCCTTCAAAGTTGCTTGAGAAAAAGGCCAGACGATCTCCATCGGCGAAATCGTCCGGCCAGGAGGATGGCTATTGACCGCCGCCGCAGGTGTATTCCTGGGTAAAGGGCACCAACGCGCCCTTCAGGAGCGCGTCCACGGCCGTTCCGACACTCGGTGCGCCGGCGCCGTAAAAAACCTGGATGCCGACCTGGTTGAAACCCATCAGCGGACGCATGCCCATGCCGCCGGCAATGAGCAGGTTCACTCCGTTGCTGGCCAGATGATTGACGGGGGCCATGCAGCCGCCCTGGGCATGGGGGACGTTGGGAAGGGTGCTGACCTGAGCCACGGAACCGCCCTCGACGTCGATGATGGTGTACAGGTCGCAATGCCCGAAATGAGCGCCGACTTCTGCTTCAAGTCCGCCCGGGAGCGCCGAAGGGACTGCAATTCTTACTTTTTCCATGAACGTGATTCTCCTTGTTCGATAAACTTATGAATGCAAAAGATCCGTGATCGTCCGCCACGCCTGCCGAACCTGCGTGGCAATGGCGCTGTCTTCGCCCTCGGTAATGGCCTGCCTTCGGACCATGGCCTCGGTGACCGCCGTGTCATGAGGCAGCAGCGCAGCCAGGGTGTAGCCCTTTTCCTTGCACAGCGCACCAATTCGACTTGTTTGCTCTGGATTGAGGTCATGCTTGTTGACCACGACCGCGACCCTGGTGCGAAAATGATCACACAGGCTGGCCACCCGCTCCAGATCGTGCACTCCTGACGGGGTGGGTTCGGTCACGACCACGGCCAGATCCGTCTGCGAAAGGGAAGCGATGACCGGACAACCAATGCCCGGCGCGCCGTCGCACAGGATGAGCTCAAGGCCACGCTCTTCGGCGAGCACGCGGGCCTCCTTCTTCAGGCGCGAAACCAGAAGCCCCGAATTCTCCTGCCCTGGGAAAAGCTGCGCATGCACCATCGGACCGAAACGGGTCTCGCTCATGTAATGCTGCCCGCAGTGACGGGGGGGGAAATCTATGGCCTGCTCCGGGCAGAAAGCCACGCAGACCTTGCAGCCCTCGCAGCGCAGCGGGGCGATGCGGTACACGTCGCCGTCCTGATCGATGGCATCGTACCGGCACATGGATGCGCACAGGCCGCAGCCCGAGCACTTTTCCGGATCGATGATGGCCTCGTGTCCGGAAATGAAGGCCTCGTCGCGAACGACGGAGGGATCCAGCAGAAGATGCAGATCCGGCGCGTCCACGTCCAGGTCGCAGATCACCTTGCTCTCGGCCAAATGAGCGAACGCCGCTGTCAGCGAGGTCTTGCCGGTGCCGCCCTTGCCGCTGATCACAACTACCTCACGCATGTCGGGCCTCCTTGGCCATACGCCGCAAGTCCTGGCCCAGCTTGGTAAACAGTTCGCCCAGGACCTCATCCATTTCGGCCAGGATCATCCCCTTGGAGTAATGCTCCGCGATGTCGCGGCGGTAGGGAATTTCGGCCAGGATCGGCAGGTTTTGGGCCGTGCAGAATTCGTAGACACGGTTGTCTCCCAGACCAGCCCGGTTAATGACTGCGGCGATGGGCTTGCCGTAGGGGGAAAACGCCTCGAAGGCCAATTTGAAATCGTGGAAGCCGAACGGCGTGGGCTCGGTGACCAGCACGATGACATCGCTGTCGGCCACGGCGCTCATGGCCGGGCAACTCACGCCGGGAGGGGCGTCGACGAGCACATCCAGGGACCGCTCCGCGCTCTCGGCCCTCATGCATGAGCGCACGTGCCGCATGAGAGGGGGGCTCATGGCCTCGCCGACACGAAGCCGCCCGGTCAGGCACGGCAGCGTGCCCCGGGCAACACCGCGTTCCATGACACCAAGCTCGCGCGTTCCCGCACTTATGGCGCCTTCGGGACAGATGGCCATGCATCCGCCGCAACCGTGACACATCTCCGGAAAGGTCATGATGGCCTTGCCCATGACCGCGATGGCCTTGAACTGGCACAGCTCGGCGCACTTGCGGCAATACGTGCACTTGCTCTCATCCACTTCGGGCACTTCGATGGTCACGACCTCGGTGTCCGTGACTTCGGGTTTCAAGAACAGGTGGAGATTTGGTTCTTCCACATCCAGATCAACGGCCACAAGGGGCCGAGACCAGGAAACGGCCAGAGAGGCCGTGACCGTGGTCTTGCCCGTCCCGCCCTTTCCGCTGGCAACCGAAACGATCATGATGACACCCTATCTGTTTGGAGAGTCGGTGAATTCAACCTTGCCGGCCTTGAATGCTTCCACCGCGTCGGCCACGGTGCCGCCGCTCATGTTGTGGCCGATCTTGACGCCGCCGCCCTTCAGCGCCGCAAAAGCCTTGGGGCCGACGCTGCCGGTCAGAAGCACCGAGGCACCGGCGTTGATGATGTTTTCCGCAGCCTGGATTCCGGCCCCGTGAGACAGGGTCTGGGAACCGCCGTTGTCGATGTACTTGGACTCCATGGTCTCAAGATCGACGACGACGAATCCCGCCGCACGGCCAAAACGCGGATCAACGCGATCCGTCATGTTCGGGCCTTCACTGGTAATGGCTATCTTGGTCATGCTAAGCTCCTTCTTGCGGGCCGCCACACGGTCCGGATTCAGTTGAAAACACGGCATCTGGGCATCATGGGCGATGTGCAGAGCCAACCCATCCACGAGCGCCTTGGCCACGACGCGACGGGCATCTCCAAGGATTCGGCCGAAAGTGTGCCGGGAGACATGCATGCGCTCGGCGCCTTCCTCCATGCCCAGGCCCTCGTAGTCGGACAGGCGCAGGGCTTCAAAACCATCCATGGACAGATAGACTTCCGTCAGTTCGCGCAGGGGAATTCCCTGTGGCTTGAAAAACGACGCCTTGGGGCATCCTTCGATGCGGCGGCATTTCCTTGGTCGTGGCATGGCACCTCCGTTTTGCTCAAATGAGCGTTTATTCCTCGGATTTCACGGTGTCAATCCCCGGCGAAGCCGGAGCCTTTTCGTCGGTCAGGCAGGATCCGTCGCGACGTAACCGCCCCTGTCCGGCTCCACCCTGACCGCCTCCGGCGCCGCAACCCGGGCGCCTTCCGCGACATCCGCCGCCCTGCCCGCCCTGGCCTGCTCCGCCCTGACCGCGTCCGCCCTGTCCTCTTCCACCGCCACCCTGTCCTGTCCGTCCTGGCATGATCGTTCTCCCTGCATTTGCCCCGCGCCTTTTGCGCAGATCTTGCCACGCTGACAACACGGAGTCGTTTCCTCAAAATCGGCGCCCGTCACGGTGTGCTCGCCGTCTATATCGATACGTATGACCCAGCCCCGCGAGAGAGCCCGCGCCGTCTGGGTCCGGGCCTCTCCCAGGATGCGACACAGCGTCGGCCTGGAGACCTGCATTCGCAAGGCTGCGTCCGCCTGACTCATACCCTCGCCGTCCACCAGCCGCATGGCCTCGAAACCATCGAGCCCGAGCACCACGCCGTGCAGCCGCCCCATGGGTATACCCACGGGCTTGAAAACCGTCACTTCGGGCACATCGGCCACAAATCTGCATTTTCTCCTGCGTCCCAAGCGTGTTCTCCTTATATTGAAATTATGTTCAAAATAATCCCGTCATGCGAACCTGTCAAGGCCCCTCTTGATAACTCCATGGCAACTTTTGTTTATGACGCAATTTAAGTTGCTACGCATCCTGTCGCGCATGGAGGCTCTTCATGCGGAGACAGCGTTTTTCTCGTCAATTTTTATTGCTCGCGCGCGAGCCCTGTTTCCCGGTTCGCGCTGTGCCGCCACCAAATCCACGCTGCGAATCCACGCACCTTAAAACACAACAATTCGATATTATGGTATTTTTTGAAAAAGAAACGACAAAGAGACCTTCTTGAGCCTGGACAGATGCATTGTGGCACGAACTTTTCTTAGCAAACACCGACACCATCACCCCGCGAAAAAGGAGCAACCATGTTTGTCGGCCTCAAAATGCTCAATAATTTCATAGCCATGCCACCGGATGCACTGGTCGAGGACGCGCAACGGCTCATGGACGAGCAGCAACTCTGGATGCTGTTCGTGGTCAAGGACGAAAAACTGGTCGGATACGTGCGCACCGAGGACATCAGCGCCGCCATGCCCTCGCTGGCCACGGGTCTGGACAAACACGAGATCAACTATCTTCTGTCCAAACTCACCGTCGGGCGAATCATGCGCACGGACATCACGCCCGTGACCCCCGAGACCGAAATCGAAACCGCCGCCATGCTCATGCACGCCAAGAACCTGGCCGGACTGGCCGTGGTCAATCAGGACGGCGACCTCATCGGCTACATCAACCGCACCATCATGCTCGAAGTGCTGGCCGAGGAAATGGGCTACGGCCAGGGCGGCTCGCGCATCGTCTTCGAGGTCGTGGACCGTCCCGGCGTGCTGCGCGAAGTCTCGGGCATCATCGACACCATGGGATATTCCATCATCTCCACCGGCACCTTCACGCACAGGGAACGGCGCGTGGTCGTGATCCGCGTGGACACGCCCAACCCGTCGTCCATCGCGGCCGCCCTGCAGAAAGCCGGCTACGACGTGGTCGGCCCCGAGGATTTCAAGCATGAATGGCAGTAGCGCCCTGCTCGAAATCAAGGAGGTCAGCCTGACCTTCAAGAATGTGGCCGCCCTTTCGCGGGTCTCGTGCTCCGTTCAAAAGGGCAGCATCACCTCTCTCATCGGGCCCAACGGCGCGGGCAAGACCAGCATGCTCAACTGCATCTCCGGCCGTTACACCCCGACCAAGGGCAAGATCAGCATGGACGGCCGGGAACTTTCCGGCGTGCCCGCGCACAAGCGCACGGGGTTCGGCCTGGCCCGGACCTTCCAGAACATCGCCCTCTTCAGGGGGCTCTCGGTCCTGGACAATCTCATGGTCGGCCGCCACTCCCGCCTGAACTACGGGCTGCTGGCCTCCATTTTCTACCTGGGCAAGGCCCGCGCCGAAGAGACCCGTCACCGTGAACGCGTGGAAGACATCATCGATTTCCTGAACCTCTCCGCCTACCGCCATCAGATAGCCGGACACCTGCCTTACGGAGTGCAGAAAAAAGTCGAACTCGGCCGCGCGCTGGCCGCCGAGCCCGAACTCCTGCTCCTGGACGAACCCATGGCGGGCATGAACCTGGAGGAAACCGAAGACATGGCCCGTTCCATCCTGGACATCAACGAGGAATGGGACGTGACCGTCTTTCTGGTGGAGCACGACATGGGCGTGGTCATGGACATCTCCGACCATGTCGTCGTGCTCGATTTCGGCCGCGTCCTGGCCAGCGGCACGCCAGAGGCAATCCAGAACAATCCCAAAGTCATCAGCGCCTACCTCGGCGACGATGACGGCCTGTATAAGGGACGCTGAATGACCGCTCCGTACGATACCACCCTGCCAAGCCTGCTCCTTGAAAACAGCCGCAAGCGCCCCGGCCGCACGGCCCTGCGCGAAAAGACCCTGGGCATCTGGAAACCCGTGACCTATGCCCAATACTGGGCCATCACCTCCGAGTTCGCCGCCGGTCTCAGGGCGCTGGGCCTTGGACGGGGAGACATCATCGTCATCATCGGCGACAACCGCCCGGAATGGCTCTGGGCCCAGTTGGCCATCCAGGGCCTCGGCGGGGTGTCCCTCGGACTGTACCAGGACTCGCCCGGCGAGGAGATCGGCTACGTCTTCGAGCTGTCCAAGGCCCGGCTGGTGGTGGCCGAGGATCAGGAGCAGGTCGACAAGATCCTGTCCATCCGGAACGATCTGCCGCTGCTGGAATACATCATCTACCACGATTCCAAGGGGCTGATCGGCTACGATGCGCCGGGGCTCAAGTCCTTCGACGACATCCGCGCGCTGGGTCAGGACCGCGCTCACGAATTCGAGCACTGGATCAAGGACGTCACCCCCGACGACACGGCGCTCATCGCCACCACCTCCGGCTCCACCGGACGGCCCAAGCTTGCCATGCTCTCGCACAGGAACCTTTTGTCCATGGCCTGGAACCTCGGACTGTCCGATCCCAAGCGCGCAGACGACGAGTTCGTGTCCTTCCTGCCCCTGGCATGGATGGGCGAACAGATGATGGCCGTGTCCTCGGCCCTCCTGTTCGGCTTTTGCGTCAACTTCCCCGAAGAACCCGACACGGTGCAGGAAAACATCCGCGAGATCGGGCCGCACCTTATCTTCTCGCCGCCGAGGGTCTGGGAGAACATGGCCGCCAAGGTCCGGGTGCGCATCATGGAGACAACCCGCTTCAAGCGCTTTCTCTTCAACATCTTCATGCCCGTCGGACTCAGGTACGCAGGAACCGTGCTGCGCGGCGAGACACCGTCCGCAGGCCTGCGCATGGCCAACAGGCTGGCCGACTGGGGGCTTTTCAGGGCCCTGCGCGACCGGCTCGGCTTCTCGCGCGTGCGTTCGGCGTCCACGGGCGGCGCGCCGCTTGGCCCCGACACCTTCACCTTTTTCCACGCCCTGGGCGTAAACCTGAAGCAGATCTACGGCCAGACCGAGATCGCAGGCATCTCCTGCATCCACCGCGACGGTGCGGTCAGCTTCGAATCCGTGGGCGAACCAATCGCCGAGACCGTGATCCGCATCTCCGAAGATGGCGAAATCCTGTCCAGAAGCGCGGCCGTGTTCAAAGGCTACCTCGGCAACGACGCCGCCACCGCCGAGACCGTCACCGACGGCTGGCTGCACTCCGGCGACGCCGGATTCTTCAAGGACAACGGCCAACTGGTCATCATCGACCGCCTCTCGGATGTCATGACCACAGACAAGGGCGTGCGCTTCTCCCCCCAGTTCATCGAAAACAAGCTCAAGTTCTCGACCTACGTGCAGGAAGCCGTGGTCCTCGGTCACCAGCGCGACTTCATCACCGCCATCATCTGCCTCGACGGCGACATCGCGGGCCGCTGGGCAGAATCCCGGGGCCTGACCTACACCACCTACCAGGATCTGGCGGCCAAACCCGAACTCTACGACCTGATCGAATCCGAAATCCAGGCCATCAATCCGTCTTTACAACCCGGGACCGAGGTCGCGCGCTTCGCCCTGCTCTTCAAGGAGCTCGACGCCGACGACGGCGAACTGACCCGCACGCGAAAAATCCGGCGCAAGGTCATCGGGGAGCGATACGCCGAGCTGATCCATGCGCTCTACGACGGCACGGACAACACGGACCTGTGCATCGCCATTACCTACCAGGACGGCTCGCACCGCGAGATGACGGGCGCCATCTGCATCCGCGACGTGAACGCGGGAGGAATGGCATGATGGAGACGAGAATGGAAACGGAACTGTACGGAAGATGGATCCCCGCCTTCGCGGGGATGACTCGGTGGATTGTCCGTGAACCGCGCTCACTGGTTCCGGAGTCGGCATGTCCGCCTTGCGTCGATGTCATTCCCGCGAAGGCGGGAATCCATGCCTTTCACGCATTCCAGAGACTCTGGAACGAAAACGCCGACGGCAACAACCCATACGGAAGATGGATCCCCGCCTTCGCGGGGATGACTCGGGGGATTGTCCGTGAACCGCGCTCACTGGTTCCGGAGTCGGCATGCCCGCCTTGCGTCGATGTCATTCCCGCGAAGGCGGGAATCCATGCCTTTCACGCATTCCAGAGACTCTGGAACGAAAACGCCGCCGACGGCAACAACCCATAAGGTCATTTATGGAATACTACCTCCAACTCATCATAAACGGCCTGGTGGTCGGCTCCATCTACAGTCTGGTGGCGCTGGGCTTTGTCATCATTTTCAAGGCCACCAAGGTCGTCAACTTCGCCCAGGGCGAGCTGGTCATGGTCGGCGCATACTTCTGCTTCGCCCTGACCGTGCAGTACCAACTGCCGTTTCTGGTCTCATTCCTTCTGACGCTGGTCTTTTCCGTCATCCTGGCCATTCTCGTGGAACGCCTCATCCTGCGGCCGCTCATCGGCGAGCCCATCATTTCCGTCATCATGGTCACCATCGGGCTCTCGTCCATGCTCAAATCCTTCGTGCAGATGGTCTGGGGCACGCAGATCCAGGTCTTTCCGCCCATCCTGCCGCAAGAGCCGTACATGCTCCTCGGGCTGCCCATCGCGCCGGTCTACGTAGCGGCGTTTGGGCTCTCCCTGCTACTCTTCGGGGTCTTCAGCCTCTTCTTCAAATATTCGTCCCTGGGCATCGCCATGCGCGCCACTGCTTTTGACCAGCAGGCCGCCCAGTCCATGGGCATCGGCATCAAATCCATCTTCGCCCTGTCCTGGTGCATCGCGGCCGTGGTTTCGAGCATCGGCGGCATCATCCTCGGCAACATCAATGGCATAAACGCCCAACTCGGCCAGCTCGGCCTCAAGGTCTTCCCCGCCGTGATCCTGGGCGGGCTGGACAGCCTGCTCGGCGCAGCCCTGGGCGGACTCATCATCGGGGTGCTTGAAAACATCTGCGAGGGCGCGGCCAAGGACCTCTTCGGACTCGGCGGATTCAAGGAGGTGGCCTCCTTTGTGATTCTGGTCATCATCCTCATGATCAAGCCTTACGGACTTTTCGGAACCAAGGAGATTGAACGGGTATGAGCATGCAAAAATGCGGACTTTTCTACACCACCTACGCCCGTGAGGACGGCCTCTTCCCCTCGAAGTTTCAGAAGATCTGCCTGGCCCTTTTCTTCGCGGTCCTGCTGGTGTGCCCGCAGTTTCTGGACTCCTATGTCATGTCCATCCTGAACCTGATCCTCATCGCGGTCATCGGGGCGGTGTCCCTGAACCTTTTGACCGGCGTCTGCGGCCAGATGTCGTTGGGGCACGGGGCGTTCGTCGGAGTGGGGGCCTACGGCGCGGCGGTGCTTTCAAACATGGGCGTGCCTTTTTTCCTGGCCCTGCTGGGCGGAGGCGCGGTGGCCGCCATGGTGGGCATGATCTTCGGCATCCCGTCGCTGCGCCTCAAGGGAATCTATCTGGCCATCTCCACCCTGGCCGCGCAGCTCATCCTGGAATACGTCTTCCTGCATGCCGGGAGCGTCACAGGCGGGGCCAACGGCCTACCCGTCGATGCGCCCGAGATCATGGGCTATTCCTTCGACACCGATTCCAAGATCTTCTACCTCATCCTGCTGGTCACCGTGCTGTGCGTCCTGGTCGTGACCAACGTTATCCGCACCCGCCCCGGGCGGGCCTTCGTGGCCATCCGCGACTACCACCAGTCCGCCGAGAACGTGGGCGTGAACCTTTTCGCCTTCAAGCTGCAGGCCTTTGGGCTGAGCTCATTCCTGGCCGGCATCGCGGGGGGCCTGTGGGCCCACTACACCATGTACATCACCCCGGAGCAGTTCTCCATGGGGCTGTCCATCAGCTACCTGGCCATGATCATCATCGGCGGGATGGGATCCGTCCTTGGTTCCATATTCGGGGCCATCTTCATCACCCTGCTACCGGAGATGCTCAATCTGCTGACCACGTCCCTGGGGGGCATCGCCCCGGACCTGAGCGCCATCATCGTGCCCATGAAGGAAGGGGTCTTCGGACTCATGCTGGTGCTCTTCCTCATCTTCGAACCCGAAGGACTGGCCCGCAAATGGAGGCTGACCAAGGCCTACTGGAAACTCTACCCCTTTGCATACTAACGGCCCGGCCCTCTTGCGCCGGGGAAACCTTTTGCCGCATCCGGAGACACCATGAAAAAACTTCTTGCCCTGACCATCCTGGCCCTGGTCGCCAGCATCGGCACGGCCTCGGCCGCCTACAAGGTGGGCCTCCTGTCCGACCTGACCGGTCCCACCTCCAGCGTGGGCGGACCCTACGCAGACGGCATCAAGGCCTATGTAGGGTGGCTGAACGACAACGGCGGCATAGACGGCGAACCCGTGGAACTCATCCAGGTCGACTACGCCTACAACGTGCAGCAGGCCCTGGCCGCCTACAAGCGTTTCACCTCCAGCGGCATCGTGGCCATGCAGGGATGGGGCACGGGCGACACCGAAGCCCTGGTCAAGTTCGTAGCCAAGGACAAGATCCCGGTCTTCTCGGCCTCCTACTCCGCGCATCTGATGGACCCGGCCAAGGCGCCCTACAATTTCACCGCCGCGCCGGATTACTCCACCCAGGGCCGGGCCGGACTCAAATATCTGCGCGAGACCTGGAAGGAAGAGCGCGCCCCCAAGCTGGCCTTCGTCTTCCCGGACAATCCCTACGGATCGGTGCCCATCCCGGCCATGAAGGAATATGCCGCCGAACTGGGTTTTGAGATCGTGGGACAGGAAAACGTGGACCTCAAAGCCATCGACGCAACCCCGCAGCTTTTGAGCCTCAAGAAGGTCGGCCCCGACTTCGTCTGGACCGGCGGAACCACCCCCTCCACGGCCGTGATCGTGAAAGATGCCCAGAAGCTCGGCATGACCTGCACCTTCCTGACCAATATCTGGAGCAGCGACGAGAACATCTTCAAGCTGG
This window contains:
- a CDS encoding ABC transporter ATP-binding protein; this encodes MNGSSALLEIKEVSLTFKNVAALSRVSCSVQKGSITSLIGPNGAGKTSMLNCISGRYTPTKGKISMDGRELSGVPAHKRTGFGLARTFQNIALFRGLSVLDNLMVGRHSRLNYGLLASIFYLGKARAEETRHRERVEDIIDFLNLSAYRHQIAGHLPYGVQKKVELGRALAAEPELLLLDEPMAGMNLEETEDMARSILDINEEWDVTVFLVEHDMGVVMDISDHVVVLDFGRVLASGTPEAIQNNPKVISAYLGDDDGLYKGR
- a CDS encoding DUF134 domain-containing protein yields the protein MGRRRKCRFVADVPEVTVFKPVGIPMGRLHGVVLGLDGFEAMRLVDGEGMSQADAALRMQVSRPTLCRILGEARTQTARALSRGWVIRIDIDGEHTVTGADFEETTPCCQRGKICAKGAGQMQGERSCQDGQDRVAVEEDRADAVRAEQARAGRAADVAEGARVAAPEAVRVEPDRGGYVATDPA
- a CDS encoding branched-chain amino acid ABC transporter permease, whose amino-acid sequence is MEYYLQLIINGLVVGSIYSLVALGFVIIFKATKVVNFAQGELVMVGAYFCFALTVQYQLPFLVSFLLTLVFSVILAILVERLILRPLIGEPIISVIMVTIGLSSMLKSFVQMVWGTQIQVFPPILPQEPYMLLGLPIAPVYVAAFGLSLLLFGVFSLFFKYSSLGIAMRATAFDQQAAQSMGIGIKSIFALSWCIAAVVSSIGGIILGNINGINAQLGQLGLKVFPAVILGGLDSLLGAALGGLIIGVLENICEGAAKDLFGLGGFKEVASFVILVIILMIKPYGLFGTKEIERV
- a CDS encoding ABC transporter substrate-binding protein, producing the protein MKKLLALTILALVASIGTASAAYKVGLLSDLTGPTSSVGGPYADGIKAYVGWLNDNGGIDGEPVELIQVDYAYNVQQALAAYKRFTSSGIVAMQGWGTGDTEALVKFVAKDKIPVFSASYSAHLMDPAKAPYNFTAAPDYSTQGRAGLKYLRETWKEERAPKLAFVFPDNPYGSVPIPAMKEYAAELGFEIVGQENVDLKAIDATPQLLSLKKVGPDFVWTGGTTPSTAVIVKDAQKLGMTCTFLTNIWSSDENIFKLGGEAANGHYGLQGGVIYGQDVPGMALIRELTKDEPQMTHYVRGFVSAMVMCEGMKMAKAKGEVTGESIKDALETMRDFDPEGLAPAISYFADDHRPNLSVNITAFKDGKLEFVKTETLERKKEWLGH
- a CDS encoding branched-chain amino acid ABC transporter permease, encoding MSMQKCGLFYTTYAREDGLFPSKFQKICLALFFAVLLVCPQFLDSYVMSILNLILIAVIGAVSLNLLTGVCGQMSLGHGAFVGVGAYGAAVLSNMGVPFFLALLGGGAVAAMVGMIFGIPSLRLKGIYLAISTLAAQLILEYVFLHAGSVTGGANGLPVDAPEIMGYSFDTDSKIFYLILLVTVLCVLVVTNVIRTRPGRAFVAIRDYHQSAENVGVNLFAFKLQAFGLSSFLAGIAGGLWAHYTMYITPEQFSMGLSISYLAMIIIGGMGSVLGSIFGAIFITLLPEMLNLLTTSLGGIAPDLSAIIVPMKEGVFGLMLVLFLIFEPEGLARKWRLTKAYWKLYPFAY
- a CDS encoding ATP-binding protein, whose translation is MREVVVISGKGGTGKTSLTAAFAHLAESKVICDLDVDAPDLHLLLDPSVVRDEAFISGHEAIIDPEKCSGCGLCASMCRYDAIDQDGDVYRIAPLRCEGCKVCVAFCPEQAIDFPPRHCGQHYMSETRFGPMVHAQLFPGQENSGLLVSRLKKEARVLAEERGLELILCDGAPGIGCPVIASLSQTDLAVVVTEPTPSGVHDLERVASLCDHFRTRVAVVVNKHDLNPEQTSRIGALCKEKGYTLAALLPHDTAVTEAMVRRQAITEGEDSAIATQVRQAWRTITDLLHS
- a CDS encoding response regulator transcription factor — its product is MQVVIVTDRNEALHDFAQGLGGDVEWAKSAEDVLSRAKTPPWQLVVVDALTPGMDYKAFVMDLLRVNAMLNTVVITDMGEEDFHEDSEGLGVLCAVPGNPKWDDGAKAMNLLCVLYGMG
- a CDS encoding ATP-binding protein, with the protein product MIVSVASGKGGTGKTTVTASLAVSWSRPLVAVDLDVEEPNLHLFLKPEVTDTEVVTIEVPEVDESKCTYCRKCAELCQFKAIAVMGKAIMTFPEMCHGCGGCMAICPEGAISAGTRELGVMERGVARGTLPCLTGRLRVGEAMSPPLMRHVRSCMRAESAERSLDVLVDAPPGVSCPAMSAVADSDVIVLVTEPTPFGFHDFKLAFEAFSPYGKPIAAVINRAGLGDNRVYEFCTAQNLPILAEIPYRRDIAEHYSKGMILAEMDEVLGELFTKLGQDLRRMAKEARHA
- a CDS encoding DUF134 domain-containing protein, whose translation is MPRPRKCRRIEGCPKASFFKPQGIPLRELTEVYLSMDGFEALRLSDYEGLGMEEGAERMHVSRHTFGRILGDARRVVAKALVDGLALHIAHDAQMPCFQLNPDRVAARKKELSMTKIAITSEGPNMTDRVDPRFGRAAGFVVVDLETMESKYIDNGGSQTLSHGAGIQAAENIINAGASVLLTGSVGPKAFAALKGGGVKIGHNMSGGTVADAVEAFKAGKVEFTDSPNR
- a CDS encoding AMP-binding protein, yielding MTAPYDTTLPSLLLENSRKRPGRTALREKTLGIWKPVTYAQYWAITSEFAAGLRALGLGRGDIIVIIGDNRPEWLWAQLAIQGLGGVSLGLYQDSPGEEIGYVFELSKARLVVAEDQEQVDKILSIRNDLPLLEYIIYHDSKGLIGYDAPGLKSFDDIRALGQDRAHEFEHWIKDVTPDDTALIATTSGSTGRPKLAMLSHRNLLSMAWNLGLSDPKRADDEFVSFLPLAWMGEQMMAVSSALLFGFCVNFPEEPDTVQENIREIGPHLIFSPPRVWENMAAKVRVRIMETTRFKRFLFNIFMPVGLRYAGTVLRGETPSAGLRMANRLADWGLFRALRDRLGFSRVRSASTGGAPLGPDTFTFFHALGVNLKQIYGQTEIAGISCIHRDGAVSFESVGEPIAETVIRISEDGEILSRSAAVFKGYLGNDAATAETVTDGWLHSGDAGFFKDNGQLVIIDRLSDVMTTDKGVRFSPQFIENKLKFSTYVQEAVVLGHQRDFITAIICLDGDIAGRWAESRGLTYTTYQDLAAKPELYDLIESEIQAINPSLQPGTEVARFALLFKELDADDGELTRTRKIRRKVIGERYAELIHALYDGTDNTDLCIAITYQDGSHREMTGAICIRDVNAGGMA
- a CDS encoding NifB/NifX family molybdenum-iron cluster-binding protein, with product MEKVRIAVPSALPGGLEAEVGAHFGHCDLYTIIDVEGGSVAQVSTLPNVPHAQGGCMAPVNHLASNGVNLLIAGGMGMRPLMGFNQVGIQVFYGAGAPSVGTAVDALLKGALVPFTQEYTCGGGQ
- a CDS encoding response regulator, producing the protein MNKMKLLIVDDEKDLCRILADRLNILYGVSPDVAHTGDDALEMVKKKSYDVVVLDIEMPGIDGIETLKQIKAINSKIQVVLFTGHGSEETRRLAEVMGAFSYVDKIDGLPKLAPMIEGAFRLRKVLEDTYADAAMNEYN
- a CDS encoding CBS domain-containing protein; protein product: MFVGLKMLNNFIAMPPDALVEDAQRLMDEQQLWMLFVVKDEKLVGYVRTEDISAAMPSLATGLDKHEINYLLSKLTVGRIMRTDITPVTPETEIETAAMLMHAKNLAGLAVVNQDGDLIGYINRTIMLEVLAEEMGYGQGGSRIVFEVVDRPGVLREVSGIIDTMGYSIISTGTFTHRERRVVVIRVDTPNPSSIAAALQKAGYDVVGPEDFKHEWQ